One Tolypothrix bouteillei VB521301 DNA window includes the following coding sequences:
- a CDS encoding response regulator transcription factor has translation MSTVLIVEDSVAQREMITDLLKASGLKVTHASDGVEALEAIQSACPDLVVLDIVMPRMNGYEVCRRLKSDPKTQNVPVVMCSSKGEEFDRYWGMKQGADAYIAKPFQPTELVGTVKQLLRG, from the coding sequence ATGAGTACAGTTCTGATTGTGGAAGACAGTGTCGCACAAAGGGAGATGATTACAGACCTCCTAAAAGCGAGTGGCTTAAAAGTCACCCACGCCAGTGATGGAGTTGAAGCACTAGAAGCTATTCAAAGTGCTTGTCCCGATCTGGTGGTTCTAGATATCGTTATGCCTCGGATGAATGGCTACGAAGTTTGTCGTCGCCTCAAATCCGATCCAAAAACCCAAAACGTCCCAGTCGTGATGTGTTCTTCTAAAGGAGAAGAATTTGACCGCTATTGGGGGATGAAACAAGGGGCTGACGCTTACATAGCTAAGCCGTTTCAACCAACAGAGTTGGTGGGAACAGTCAAACAACTTTTGCGAGGATGA
- a CDS encoding chemotaxis protein CheW → MVSKPDFLGGSGQDHFRPELQVESPEGELYLRFYIPSHQEFALLATGIREVIELSPDRITPIPNASPLLLGTLNLRGRVIWVADLGQFLGEVTALNTDRAEIPVIAIEEQDTIVGLAVEEIGGMDWLDVQHLMAPSGVPDTMTPFLRGEWMLDAKKNQCLRLLDQTAILRSARWAG, encoded by the coding sequence ATGGTTAGCAAACCGGACTTCTTAGGAGGGAGTGGACAAGACCACTTCCGCCCTGAATTACAAGTTGAAAGTCCTGAAGGAGAACTGTATTTAAGATTTTACATTCCCTCGCATCAGGAGTTTGCACTACTAGCCACGGGAATTCGAGAAGTTATTGAACTAAGCCCTGACAGAATTACTCCAATTCCTAATGCTTCTCCTTTGCTTTTGGGTACTCTAAATTTACGAGGTCGAGTCATTTGGGTAGCTGATTTGGGTCAATTCCTGGGAGAAGTAACGGCATTGAATACAGATCGAGCTGAAATTCCGGTCATCGCTATTGAAGAGCAAGACACAATTGTCGGCTTGGCAGTAGAGGAAATTGGTGGAATGGACTGGCTTGATGTTCAGCATTTAATGGCACCATCTGGTGTCCCAGACACTATGACTCCTTTCTTGAGAGGAGAGTGGATGTTAGATGCTAAAAAAAATCAGTGTCTGAGACTGCTCGATCAGACGGCAATTTTGCGAAGCGCCCGGTGGGCAGGATGA
- a CDS encoding methyl-accepting chemotaxis protein: MATGIEDYEQLYQQAYLAYVDTNYEQAASIIDQVVPHLPDDPNIRLLRGHIYYVLQQYDVAKAEYQYVLELTSDPNITSYAHSGLEAIEQYQRAFDQQDNVSEKDEKNQSSFSSQSKPQVIEEEIEDAEELEEIKDIDSNSFDLKSFDIGRVEEAENEMEELPVSSPFDIPLNESVRYSSSSSSQDSMESNPFAVKPDSWEQKDGNTKEEELALPPFLEDDLSDFKFSDVEDNNPQPFSTTSVETFSDQLDSSDSPFAQMELPSLGGLGNENFFSNSNSEEDKDINLRINIADDETLLTNDIDLIDDSEVSYNSQEKFSNSQNNTLESIAPSFSSESDGTVRSKSEPTSQDKSFRSNSKSIPLPQVDSSSSFSNFAYSNLGKEEKQNNSNSKTQQNTFDDDDSFDFEAFESAFGSEAFSEDEESSSRPVGGNTSKGSNIEFLDDFDDFDDLGNIPGFDITDSNVPLRSASIEKNGRSRNPILDTGSHDRNVTSDRDAELFSITGSQEGVPVFTQGDVSKVEAHVSVEQGVLAPLENAPLQTKQWITAGTVGCVSALVVAAVSFTAANFTPKTQREAVRNTGWAMSLAAGLAGFASASFMGSLAFKQIRRTTKDLQTQFDAVSKGNLNVQATVYSEDELGQLAASFNEMARVIFTTTHEATRKAQEQEEAKENLQRQVIRLLDDVEGAARGDLTVQAEVTADVLGAVADAFNLTIQNLRDIVQQVKVAAREVTRGATNSETFARALSSDALRQAEELAVTLNSVQVMTDSIHRVAEAAREAEAVARDASQIALKGGDAVENTVAGILEIRETVAETTRKVKRLAESSQEISKIVALISQIASRTNLLALNASIEAARAGEAGRGFAIVADEVRQLADRSAKSLKEIEEIVRQIQSETGSVMTAMEEGTQQVIKGTQLAEEAKRSLENIIQVAKRIDSLVRGITADTVEQTETSRAVAQVMQSVELTAQETSQEAQRVSGALQHLVGVSRDLIASVERFRVETSENTR; this comes from the coding sequence ATGGCAACCGGTATAGAAGATTACGAGCAGTTATATCAACAGGCTTATCTAGCTTACGTAGATACTAACTACGAACAAGCCGCCAGTATTATCGACCAGGTGGTACCACATTTACCAGATGACCCTAACATTCGTTTACTACGGGGTCACATCTACTATGTTTTACAGCAGTATGATGTTGCAAAAGCAGAATATCAGTATGTGTTGGAGTTAACTAGCGATCCCAACATTACGAGTTACGCTCACAGTGGATTGGAGGCTATTGAACAATATCAACGAGCTTTTGACCAACAAGATAACGTCTCAGAAAAAGATGAAAAAAACCAAAGCAGTTTTTCATCACAGTCAAAACCGCAAGTTATTGAAGAAGAAATAGAAGATGCAGAAGAATTAGAAGAAATAAAAGATATTGATAGCAACAGCTTCGATCTGAAATCATTTGATATCGGTCGTGTCGAAGAAGCTGAAAACGAAATGGAAGAACTACCGGTCAGCAGTCCCTTCGACATACCGCTAAATGAAAGTGTTAGATATAGTTCGTCTTCTAGCTCTCAAGATAGCATGGAAAGCAATCCTTTTGCTGTTAAACCGGATTCTTGGGAGCAGAAAGATGGCAACACTAAAGAGGAAGAATTAGCTCTGCCACCTTTCTTGGAAGACGACCTCTCAGATTTTAAGTTTTCGGATGTAGAGGATAACAATCCACAGCCATTTAGTACAACTTCTGTTGAAACATTCTCAGACCAACTAGATTCAAGCGATTCTCCATTTGCACAGATGGAATTGCCATCATTGGGGGGATTGGGAAATGAAAATTTCTTCAGTAACAGTAACTCTGAAGAGGATAAAGATATAAATCTGAGAATAAATATTGCTGATGATGAAACTTTACTAACAAACGATATAGATTTAATTGATGATTCAGAAGTAAGTTATAACAGTCAGGAAAAATTTTCTAATTCACAGAATAATACATTAGAAAGTATTGCACCCTCCTTCTCAAGTGAAAGTGATGGCACGGTACGATCCAAATCCGAGCCAACTTCCCAAGACAAATCTTTTAGAAGCAATTCTAAATCTATTCCCCTGCCTCAAGTTGATTCATCTTCATCATTTAGCAACTTCGCCTATAGCAATCTTGGAAAAGAAGAGAAACAAAACAACTCAAACTCCAAAACACAACAAAATACTTTTGACGACGACGATAGTTTTGACTTTGAAGCGTTTGAATCTGCCTTTGGTTCTGAGGCATTCTCGGAAGATGAAGAAAGCAGCAGCCGTCCTGTGGGTGGAAATACTTCTAAAGGCAGCAATATAGAGTTTCTAGATGACTTTGATGACTTTGACGATCTGGGAAATATCCCTGGGTTTGATATTACAGATAGTAACGTGCCATTGCGTTCTGCTTCTATAGAAAAGAACGGGAGATCCCGCAATCCGATCTTAGACACCGGGAGTCACGACAGAAACGTAACGTCGGATCGCGATGCAGAATTGTTTAGCATTACGGGTTCCCAAGAAGGAGTACCCGTTTTTACCCAGGGAGATGTCTCGAAAGTAGAAGCCCATGTTTCAGTAGAGCAAGGTGTCCTTGCACCATTAGAAAATGCTCCATTACAAACCAAACAGTGGATTACTGCAGGAACTGTAGGTTGTGTCTCGGCGTTAGTTGTTGCTGCTGTCAGTTTCACTGCTGCTAACTTTACTCCAAAAACACAACGGGAAGCAGTGCGGAACACGGGTTGGGCAATGTCACTAGCAGCAGGTCTTGCTGGCTTTGCAAGTGCAAGTTTTATGGGAAGTCTTGCTTTCAAGCAAATTCGCCGCACAACTAAAGATTTGCAAACGCAATTTGACGCTGTTAGTAAAGGTAATTTGAATGTTCAAGCCACCGTGTATTCTGAGGATGAATTGGGGCAATTAGCTGCAAGTTTTAACGAGATGGCTCGTGTCATTTTTACAACAACTCATGAAGCCACACGTAAGGCACAAGAACAGGAAGAAGCCAAAGAGAACTTGCAACGTCAAGTGATTCGCTTGCTTGATGACGTAGAAGGTGCTGCTAGAGGTGATTTGACAGTGCAAGCTGAGGTCACAGCCGACGTACTCGGAGCAGTTGCTGATGCTTTTAACCTCACAATTCAAAACCTGAGGGATATCGTGCAACAGGTAAAAGTTGCTGCAAGGGAAGTGACCAGAGGTGCTACCAATTCTGAAACTTTTGCAAGAGCGTTGTCGAGCGATGCTTTGCGACAAGCAGAAGAACTTGCAGTCACCCTGAATTCCGTTCAGGTAATGACAGATTCTATCCATAGGGTAGCAGAAGCGGCAAGAGAAGCAGAAGCTGTTGCTCGTGATGCCAGCCAAATTGCTCTTAAAGGTGGAGACGCAGTGGAAAATACGGTGGCAGGTATTCTCGAAATTCGAGAGACCGTAGCAGAAACCACTCGTAAAGTCAAGCGATTGGCAGAATCCTCTCAAGAAATCTCTAAGATTGTGGCGTTAATTTCTCAGATTGCTTCCCGAACCAATTTGCTGGCTCTCAATGCCAGTATTGAAGCAGCACGGGCGGGAGAAGCAGGACGGGGCTTTGCCATTGTGGCTGATGAAGTGCGACAGCTTGCAGATAGATCGGCGAAGTCTTTGAAAGAAATTGAAGAAATTGTGCGGCAAATTCAGAGCGAAACAGGCTCTGTAATGACTGCTATGGAAGAAGGTACGCAACAGGTTATCAAAGGGACTCAGTTAGCAGAAGAAGCCAAGCGATCGCTCGAAAACATTATTCAAGTGGCAAAGCGTATTGATAGCCTAGTACGCGGGATCACTGCGGATACAGTTGAACAAACAGAAACTTCCCGCGCTGTCGCTCAAGTTATGCAATCAGTCGAACTGACTGCACAAGAAACTTCTCAAGAAGCACAAAGAGTTTCCGGCGCTTTACAACACTTAGTAGGTGTGTCTCGTGACTTGATAGCTTCAGTGGAACGCTTCCGCGTTGAAACCAGCGAAAACACGAGGTAG